The following coding sequences lie in one Acropora palmata chromosome 3, jaAcrPala1.3, whole genome shotgun sequence genomic window:
- the LOC141876946 gene encoding melanopsin-like: MSQNGSNTDIWQTVYFGYATVMFLVLTVGFLGNVASLVILRYPGHRSKLINPLMINLAVVDLLIIVLVYPSMVATNLLVKPMRVNSLSCVCSCFANGAVGITSTATLVAMSGVMYYAIRQSLPRPKIPSIQMNLIVIGTWLYGILLNLPPVIGWSRAVPSKAGFSCGPDWTSSDPSSIAYVIFLMVFGFFLPLVLIFTFHCLIYRHISQASLPGDITTTIKASRKKSQMKLVRMTAMSIAAFLVAWLPYTAVSMAAIVKGGHVLSPGEAEIPELMAKMSVILNPIVYTAMNAAYRESLWKMISGGRLFGINTINGNPSPVLRTSVNSASVSNQSFFETSL, from the exons ATGTCTCAAAATGGCAGCAATACAGACATTTGGCAAACAGTATATTTCGGCTATGCCACTGTCATGTTTCTTGTTCTAACGGTTGGTTTTCTTGGAAATGTCGCCAGCCTTGTAATTTTGCGTTATCCCGGGCACAGAAGTAAACTGATCAACCCACTGATGATCAATCTGGCGGTGGTCGATCTTCTCATAATTGTTCTAGTGTATCCAAGCATGGTCGCTACAAACTTGCTGGTCAAACCAATGAGAGTGAATTCCTTATCTTGCGTGTGTTCCtgttttgcaaatggtgctGTGGGTATAACAAGCACCGCTACTTTAGTGGCAATGAGTGGAGTCATGTATTACGCAATCAGGCAGAGTCTGCCGCGCCCCAAAATTCCATCGATCCAAATGAACTTAATCGTGATTGGCACGTGGTTGTATGGGATACTACTCAATCTTCCGCCTGTGATTGGCTGGAGCAGGGCCGTACCCAGTAAAGCCGGTTTTAGCTGCGGTCCTGATTGGACCAGCTCCGATCCTTCGTCCATCGCGTACgtgatttttctcatggtgttTGGATTCTTTCTTCCACTTGTTTTGATCTTCACCTTTCATTGTTTGATCTACAG GCACATTAGTCAGGCGTCGCTTCCAGGAGACATCACTACTACGATAAAAGCCAGTCGAAAGAAATCGCAAATGAAGCTAGTGCGCATGACAGCCATGTCTATAGCCGCGTTCTTGGTGGCGTGGTTGCCGTACACAGCAGTCAGTATGGCTGCTATTGTCAAAGGAGGTCACGTTCTTTCACCTGGTGAAGCGGAAATTCCAGAACTTATGGCCAAGATGTCAGTAATTTTGAATCCAATCGTGTATACAGCTATGAATGCCGCTTACCGTGAATCTCTTTGGAAAATGATTAGCGGTGGTAGACTGTTCGGCATAAATACTATCAACGGTAATCCCAGTCCAGTCCTGCGCACCTCAGTCAACTCAGCCTCAGTTTCCAATCAAAGCTTCTTTGAGACTTCTTTGTAA
- the LOC141877886 gene encoding uncharacterized protein LOC141877886 — MPWYSVNTSIMIQSLRLHVPEVKQVWLADDSAGGGRIEDLYRWYKYLCEEGKKYGYLVNGSKSWLIVKSQELADEAERVFGDEVNITTEGKRHLGAVIGSKEYKDQYCAEKVQGWKGEILTLAEIAKSQPHAAYIVFTKGYKSKFTYCMRTIESFEEYVDPVQQVIDEMFLPTLFGQAEPLPDELSELVTLTPAQGGLGIPDLTTEAPQQYSASKTFTKQHVESIKFQSEIMNTNEQLVEELKRDLRTLKAENTKSKIESIDASLNSELLRLTQQARDKGASSWLNAIPLKDQGLTLNKQEFRDSLRLRYNLPLQDLPSTCACGEPFNVSHALSCKKGGFVAQRHDGVRNLLTSLLSKVCKNVQVEPHLQPLDNEVMNLKSATTSSDARLDVKAGGFWSRGVTAFFDVRVSHVNSKTNQGKPTAAIFKEQESEKKRKYQQRVLEVEMGSFTPLIFGTNGGMGEECKMFMKHLAEKLAEKDVEGYPIVISWLRTRISFEILKSVNTSIRGSRQPFFRREVVDDYKVNCTAADLLL; from the coding sequence ATGCCCTGGTACTCAGTCAACACGTCTATCATGATACAAAGCCTGAGATTGCACGTACCTGAAGTTAAACAAGTTTGGCTGGCTGACGACTCAGCAGGGGGAGGGAGAATAGAAGATTTATATCGTTGGTACAAGTACCTGTGCGAGGAAGGAAAGAAATATGGCTACTTGGTCAATGGATCAAAGAGTTGGCTGATCGTGAAGTCACAAGAGCTAGCGGATGAAGCAGAACGAGTCTTTGGAGACGAAGTTAATATCACAACGGAAGGGAAAAGGCACCTCGGGGCTGTTATAGGATCTAAGGAGTACAAAGACCAGTATTGCGCTGAGAAAGTTCAAGGTTGGAAGGGGGAAATCTTAACACTAGCAGAAATAGCCAAAAGCCAACCACATGCAGCTTACATTGTATTCACTAAGGGATACAAATCTAAATTCACTTACTGCATGCGAACAATCGAGTCATTCGAAGAATATGTAGACCCTGTACAGCAGGTCATTGATGAGATGTTTCTCCCGACCCTATTTGGTCAAGCAGAACCACTCCCAGATGAATTGAGCGAACTCGTGACATTAACACCAGCGCAAGGGGGGCTGGGAATACCTGATTTGACAACAGAAGCCCCACAACAGTACTCAGCGTCAAAAACTTTCACCAAACAACATGTTGAGTCTATCAAATTTCAAAGTGAAATCATGAATACAAATGAGCAATTGGTAGAGGAACTAAAGAGAGACCTGCGGACACTCAAGGCAGAGAATACAAAGTCCAAAATCGAGAGCATCGATGCATCTCTCAACTCTGAGCTGTTGCGTCTCACACAGCAAGCCAGAGACAAAGGTGCAAGTTCCTGGCTCAACGCCATACCCCTCAAAGACCAGGGTTTGACATTGAATAAGCAAGAGTTTAGGGACTCCCTGCGACTGCGGTACAATTTACCACTGCAGGACCTACCGTCTACCTGTGCTTGTGGAGAGCCATTTAACGTAAGCCATGCCTTGTCATGTAAAAAGGGGGGATTTGTGGCTCAACGCCATGACGGAGTGAGAAATCTACTAACCTCTCTACTCAGCAAAGTGTGCAAGAACGTCCAAGTGGAGCCTCACCTCCAGCCATTGGACAATGAAGTAATGAACTTAAAATCAGCCACAACAAGTTCCGACGCGAGATTGGATGTGAAGGCTGGTGGCTTCTGGTCGCGCGGAGTGACAGCATTTTTCGATGTTAGAGTGTCGCATGTCAACTCCAAGACTAACCAGGGGAAACCAACTGCGGCAATTTTCAAGGAACAGGAGAGCGAGAAGAAGCGAAAGTACCAACAAAGGGTGCTAGAAGTCGAGATGGGCTCCTTTACCCCACTTATTTTTGGAACCAACGGCGGGATGGGCGAAGAATGCAAAATGTTTATGAAGCATTTGGCAGAGAAATTGGCAGAGAAGGACGTTGAAGGTTACCCAATTGTTATTAGCTGGCTCAGGACCAGGATTTCTTTCGAAATATTAAAGTCTGTAAATACAAGCATTAGAGGATCGCGCCAGCCCTTTTTTAGAAGGGAAGTTGTAGATGATTATAAAGTAAATTGTACAGCTGCTGACCTActtttatga
- the LOC141877887 gene encoding adenosine receptor A3-like: MSEESICDVFQTFMPSISEGEDLHSVYVLNFLVNTFCSYTAVVLNIITIYAVKEAAADFPKQLKILLLSLALSDLGVGLIVQPFYSTLLVMWLRQKNPNCLSNKAFFVTMSVFAISSFFGVFAISLDRFLAIHLHLRYKQVAIPKRVASLVVSLWILSGFVAVITVWYPQESSLIVFAIGIVCLSITTMMYIKIYLVFRRHRIDILQTQRVHQSGLSIGGNRGNSNFGKLRKSAVGVFYVYLVFMACYLPRGCNLFLIALTEQSTTMKGFSLFAWTTMLVNSSLNPVIYCLKMKHIRLSVMQILRNILRGRGASPNDQIS, encoded by the coding sequence ATGTCTGAGGAATCGATTTGCGATGTTTTTCAAACGTTTATGCCTTCTATTTCCGAAGGCGAAGACTTACACTCAGTTTACGTCTTGAATTTCCTCGTCAACACTTTCTGTTCTTATACGGCAGTTGTCTTAAACATTATCACCATCTATGCTGTGAAAGAAGCTGCGGCAGATTTTCCTAAACAACTCAAAATTTTACTATTGAGTCTTGCCCTCTCCGACCTTGGCGTTGGTTTGATTGTACAACCTTTTTACTCCACACTTCTCGTCATGTGGCTTCGGCAAAAGAACCCTAATTGTCTTAGCAACAAGGCGTTTTTCGTGACGATGAGTGTTTTTGCGATTTCCTCTTTCTTTGGTGTGTTTGCAATAAGTTTGGACCGTTTTCTTGCCATTCATCTTCATCTTAGATACAAACAAGTTGCGATTCCCAAACGTGTCGCGTCTTTGGTTGTAAGCTTGTGGATCCTAAGTGGTTTTGTTGCAGTTATAACCGTTTGGTATCCTCAGGAAAGCTCACTAATCGTCTTCGCAATCGGAATTGTTTGCTTATCCATAACAACCATGATGTACATCAAGATATATTTAGTTTTTCGACGCCATAGAATCGATATTCTGCAAACGCAACGCGTGCATCAATCTGGACTGTCCATCGGCGGGAACCGGGGCAACTCAAATTTTGGAAAGCTACGAAAGTCAGCTGTGGGTGTGTTTTATGTTTACTTGGTGTTCATGGCTTGTTATTTGCCTCGGGGCTgtaatttatttcttattgCCCTCACTGAACAGAGCACTACTATGAAaggtttttctcttttcgctTGGACTACAATGCTGGTTAATTCATCCCTTAACCCGGTCATTTATTGCCTAAAGATGAAACACATCCGTCTTTCGGTTATGCAGATTCTACGCAACATACTTCGCGGGCGAGGTGCCTCTCCTAACGATCAGATTAGTTGA